In Balearica regulorum gibbericeps isolate bBalReg1 chromosome 2, bBalReg1.pri, whole genome shotgun sequence, one DNA window encodes the following:
- the C2H7orf25 gene encoding UPF0415 protein C7orf25 homolog isoform X1 yields MQLRNNVCNMSVQSLLCERIAVAKELIKRAEALSKSQKRRIEGGAKLCGKLKAELNFLHKVEAGKVAIKESHLQSTNLTHLQAIIQSAENLEDVVSVLHVFAYEDRFGDKQTLVVDVVANGGHTWVKAIGRKAEALHNIWLGRGQYGDKSVIEQAEDFLQASRQQPVEYSNPHIIFAFYNSVSSPMAERLKEMGISVRGDIVAVNLLAEPSTENQHLSASESDEEGPELLQVTRVDRENLVASIAFPTQIKVNVCNRVNLDITTLITYVSALSYGGCYFIFKEKVLTEQAAQERRERVLPQLEEFMEGKELFACESAVRDFQSILETLGGPGEKERAALLVKRINVVPDQPSDRALGLVASSKINGRSLTIFGTGDTLKAITMTANSGFVRAAANQGVKFSVFVHQPRALTESKESVATPLPKSCPPDNGLQVI; encoded by the exons ATGCAGCTTAG GAATAATGTTTGCAACATGTCTGTGCAGTCGCTGCTTTGTGAAAGAATTGCTGTTGCCAAAGAATTGATCAAGAGAGCGGAAGCCCTTTCCAAGTCCCAGAAAAGGAGAATAGAAGGTGGGGCAAAACTATGTGGCAAACTGAAGGCTGAGCTAAACTTCTTACACAAGGTGGAGGCAGGGAAGGTGGCCATTAAAGAATCCCATCTGCAGAGTACAAACCTTACCCATCTCCAAGCCATTATTCAATCAGCAGAGAACCTGGAGGACGTTGTCAGTGTCCTCCATGTCTTTGCTTACGAGGACAGGTTTGGCGACAAACAGACACTGGTGGTAGATGTTGTTGCAAACGGAGGTCACACGTGGGTGAAGGCCATCGGTCGGAAAGCTGAGGCCCTGCATAACATCTGGCTGGGGAGAGGCCAGTATGGTGACAAAAGTGTTATTGAGCAGGCAGAGGACTTCCTACAAGCGAGCCGTCAGCAGCCAGTGGAGTACAGCAATCCCCACATAATCTTTGCCTTCTACAACAGCGTGTCCAGCCCTATGGCAGAGAGACTGAAGGAGATGGGAATATCTGTGCGAGGAGACATTGTTGCCGTGAACTTACTAGCAGAGCCATCTACAGAAAACCAGCACCTTAGTGCCAGTGAATCAGATGAAGAAGGCCCTGAACTCCTGCAGGTGACCAGAGTAGACCGGGAGAATTTAGTGGCCAGCATTGCTTTTCCTACCCAGATCAAAGTAAACGTGTGCAATAGAGTTAACTTGGACATCACTACCTTGATAACCTACGTTTCCGCTCTAAGCTATGGCGGCTGCTACTtcatcttcaaagaaaaagtgctAACAGAGCAAGCGGCTcaagaaaggagggaaagagtCCTGCCTCAGCTGGAAGAGTTCATGGAGGGCAAAGAGCTCTTTGCCTGTGAATCTGCTGTCAGAGATTTTCAGTCCATCTTGGAAACGCTGGGAGGACCTGGGGAGAAAGAGCGAGCTGCGTTGCTCGTTAAAAGAATTAATGTGGTGCCAGATCAACCATCAGACCGTGCCTTAGGACTAGTGGCTAGTTCAAAAATCAACGGCCGTTCTCTTACCATTTTTGGGACGGGAGACACTTTAAAAGCCATCACCATGACTGCAAATAGTGGTTTTGTGAGGGCAGCGGCTAACCAAGGTGTCAAGTTCAGTGTTTTTGTCCATCAGCCGCGAGCGttgacagaaagcaaagaatctGTTGCCACGCCTTTACCAAAGAGCTGCCCACCTGATAATGGACTGCAAGTCATTTAA
- the C2H7orf25 gene encoding UPF0415 protein C7orf25 homolog isoform X2 has translation MSVQSLLCERIAVAKELIKRAEALSKSQKRRIEGGAKLCGKLKAELNFLHKVEAGKVAIKESHLQSTNLTHLQAIIQSAENLEDVVSVLHVFAYEDRFGDKQTLVVDVVANGGHTWVKAIGRKAEALHNIWLGRGQYGDKSVIEQAEDFLQASRQQPVEYSNPHIIFAFYNSVSSPMAERLKEMGISVRGDIVAVNLLAEPSTENQHLSASESDEEGPELLQVTRVDRENLVASIAFPTQIKVNVCNRVNLDITTLITYVSALSYGGCYFIFKEKVLTEQAAQERRERVLPQLEEFMEGKELFACESAVRDFQSILETLGGPGEKERAALLVKRINVVPDQPSDRALGLVASSKINGRSLTIFGTGDTLKAITMTANSGFVRAAANQGVKFSVFVHQPRALTESKESVATPLPKSCPPDNGLQVI, from the coding sequence ATGTCTGTGCAGTCGCTGCTTTGTGAAAGAATTGCTGTTGCCAAAGAATTGATCAAGAGAGCGGAAGCCCTTTCCAAGTCCCAGAAAAGGAGAATAGAAGGTGGGGCAAAACTATGTGGCAAACTGAAGGCTGAGCTAAACTTCTTACACAAGGTGGAGGCAGGGAAGGTGGCCATTAAAGAATCCCATCTGCAGAGTACAAACCTTACCCATCTCCAAGCCATTATTCAATCAGCAGAGAACCTGGAGGACGTTGTCAGTGTCCTCCATGTCTTTGCTTACGAGGACAGGTTTGGCGACAAACAGACACTGGTGGTAGATGTTGTTGCAAACGGAGGTCACACGTGGGTGAAGGCCATCGGTCGGAAAGCTGAGGCCCTGCATAACATCTGGCTGGGGAGAGGCCAGTATGGTGACAAAAGTGTTATTGAGCAGGCAGAGGACTTCCTACAAGCGAGCCGTCAGCAGCCAGTGGAGTACAGCAATCCCCACATAATCTTTGCCTTCTACAACAGCGTGTCCAGCCCTATGGCAGAGAGACTGAAGGAGATGGGAATATCTGTGCGAGGAGACATTGTTGCCGTGAACTTACTAGCAGAGCCATCTACAGAAAACCAGCACCTTAGTGCCAGTGAATCAGATGAAGAAGGCCCTGAACTCCTGCAGGTGACCAGAGTAGACCGGGAGAATTTAGTGGCCAGCATTGCTTTTCCTACCCAGATCAAAGTAAACGTGTGCAATAGAGTTAACTTGGACATCACTACCTTGATAACCTACGTTTCCGCTCTAAGCTATGGCGGCTGCTACTtcatcttcaaagaaaaagtgctAACAGAGCAAGCGGCTcaagaaaggagggaaagagtCCTGCCTCAGCTGGAAGAGTTCATGGAGGGCAAAGAGCTCTTTGCCTGTGAATCTGCTGTCAGAGATTTTCAGTCCATCTTGGAAACGCTGGGAGGACCTGGGGAGAAAGAGCGAGCTGCGTTGCTCGTTAAAAGAATTAATGTGGTGCCAGATCAACCATCAGACCGTGCCTTAGGACTAGTGGCTAGTTCAAAAATCAACGGCCGTTCTCTTACCATTTTTGGGACGGGAGACACTTTAAAAGCCATCACCATGACTGCAAATAGTGGTTTTGTGAGGGCAGCGGCTAACCAAGGTGTCAAGTTCAGTGTTTTTGTCCATCAGCCGCGAGCGttgacagaaagcaaagaatctGTTGCCACGCCTTTACCAAAGAGCTGCCCACCTGATAATGGACTGCAAGTCATTTAA